One Jeotgalibaca porci genomic region harbors:
- a CDS encoding NAD-dependent epimerase/dehydratase family protein, whose translation MDKKTILVTGAAGFVGYYLSKKLTSQGHKVIGIDNLNDYYDVRLKEERLSKMKDNALFTFVKLDLTDKEGLENLFKEYKPEIVVNLAAQAGVRYSIENPDAYIQSNIIGFHNILEACRHYPVEHLLYASSSSVYGSNKKVPFEETDFVDNPVSLYAATKKSNELMAHTYSHLYKIPATGLRFFTVYGPMGRPDMAYFGFTDKFFNNEPIHIFNNGDFDNDLYRDFTYIDDIVTGIGKLIEKPHQGHTVFNIGNNNPEKLMVFITSLEKALSNSLGREVEFEKIYEPIKPGDVSATYASTDKLQAAIGFKPETSIQDGLQKFTDWYVDYYNKK comes from the coding sequence ATGGATAAAAAAACAATTTTAGTAACGGGTGCAGCTGGTTTTGTAGGCTACTACCTCTCAAAAAAACTAACAAGCCAAGGTCACAAAGTAATCGGTATTGATAATCTAAATGACTATTATGATGTTCGCTTAAAAGAAGAACGCTTAAGTAAAATGAAGGATAATGCGTTATTTACGTTTGTTAAACTAGACTTAACTGACAAAGAAGGTTTAGAGAATCTGTTTAAGGAGTATAAGCCCGAAATCGTTGTGAACCTAGCTGCGCAAGCAGGTGTACGTTATTCAATCGAAAATCCAGATGCCTATATCCAAAGTAATATTATCGGCTTCCACAACATATTAGAAGCTTGTCGCCACTATCCAGTGGAACATTTACTATATGCTTCATCGAGTTCTGTATATGGCTCTAATAAAAAGGTACCTTTCGAAGAAACAGATTTCGTAGATAATCCAGTATCACTGTATGCAGCAACGAAGAAATCAAATGAATTAATGGCTCATACCTACAGCCATTTGTACAAAATTCCAGCTACTGGACTTCGTTTCTTTACTGTTTACGGACCAATGGGAAGACCAGATATGGCTTACTTTGGATTCACAGATAAATTCTTTAACAACGAGCCGATCCATATCTTTAACAATGGTGATTTTGATAACGACTTGTATCGTGACTTCACTTACATTGATGACATCGTCACAGGTATTGGTAAATTAATTGAGAAACCACATCAAGGCCATACTGTCTTTAATATCGGAAACAATAATCCTGAAAAATTGATGGTATTTATCACAAGCCTTGAAAAAGCATTGAGTAACTCATTAGGTAGAGAAGTTGAGTTTGAAAAGATTTACGAACCAATCAAACCAGGAGATGTGTCTGCTACGTATGCTTCTACTGATA